The genomic DNA TTAGAGGTAGAAGCTGAGGCTAGAAGAGCTCTGGTGATAGTGCCGTGTCTCCCCAGGTGATGATGTGGATGGTAAAAAGGAGgtgtagtgtggaaaaaagtCTTCATTGAAGctgacaaaataatacaaagtttattaaaacaagcagaatcaaaaaccaGGGCAGAGACGGAACACTGGAGGAACAAAGGAGGTCAAATCATGTtctgaggcaaaaacaggagaaCTGGAGATATCAGTTCAATGAGAGCAAACAGGGTCAGATCATGCTCTGAAGAAATCCAGCTTGGCCATCATATATATGGACTGACGAGAAATCTGAAACCCAACAGGTGGAGTCTAAGGCTTTAGCCTTAAGACAAAGAAAGGAAGTCACAAATGTCTATTACGGTGGTAGAAGTCCCATACATCAACAAACAAAGGCCAAAGTTAGACTGTTTATGTATACAGCTGTAAATGGAGGAAGATCAGCCTGGGAACAGGCAACTTTCAAGGTTCACAAGTCAATAAACATCCCAACAGCAGAACAGCACAACAATAAGCAAATTCCACGATTGACAGGCAATAAACATCCCAACAGCAGAGCTACAGAAATAACTGGCTAGGATTGCAAACCCTATATGTTTAAGGCCACCTGTTGAAGGCCCATACTCAGTTTTTAAGTGAAAAGGTATATAGAATAAATTAATATCATAttaagcagtcaatacacctcaataGACAAACtgtttcttgcacaatttgcgcACAAcggggcttttgttttccatccggtgtttttatttaaactgataTTAATGCTcacaaaacacagcaataaactctcctctggttctcccatttcttgtgttgttttctgtgcATCCAGAGCTGCCCGTCTCCTGGTTCCTAAATCTAAACAACCACGGCAGGcctcacacaataataaacaaatcagAAGATacgtaaggcgggtcttgacgaGTCGTGTCTAGACACCTCACACAACACACCAACTTGttgacatgctttcagaaagaaagatCTAGAGGACAGACTCCATCTGAGATAGTATGTAGCTAcccaattttgttcactgtttatattgctctgtgtgtgttatagtgttagtttactcatgtaaaaaaactaacactgcatgtgttttctTCTCTAAATAACTCTCTGTGTAGCAGAGCTGCTGCAGCTAACAGGGCTGATTatacattcttaaagagacagtgtcctgaaggtgatttactttaaaaacgacTTTctgcaactcagagctgccctgaaaaaagcaacaccacataatttaatcacatttcagccttaatgaaggaaaaagtcaaaagttacacaaaatgttgttattgtgctgctagtgattaataaaagggtctttgtggctccactgactttgacccattattgtttttcacgtaaaactatttaatatagtatatatatatatatactttaaaatagtcttgaaatgatttgaatgaaaaaaattgtgatgtgaTCGTGGGTTTACAAAGAATAAATCGtgataagattttttttcccccatatcGCCCACTCCTACgggtgtgttttatttgtttccaaaGGTGCATATTTTAGGTTTATTACCAAATACCAGTAATGCTATTGTACAACTGTATTAGATACAGAGCAGCCATTTTGAGGTATAGGGCTACAGCTGTGCACGTGTTTAGTGAATTATATATTAAACTTAGTGATTTGACTAAAAGCATATTTCATAGTTATtgttaaaaagataaatatataaatagtgATTCATTTCATAgtgaaaataagtaaaaagggTAAAaggtataaatatattaaaatacattggGTTACAAacaatgtacattttgtattgtatttttgtaatttttgagaAACTGTAATTGTGTAAGTATAATGTGTGACTAGTATAGCTTTACTAAGCTATGGCCACATGGACTTTGGGACTCTTTAAGGccatttagaatagaataggtATCTGGATTACTGCTGTGGTTGATTGTGAAAATATGTTAGAGGAAGAACAATCCTTGGTGTGAAGTAAATGCAGCTGAACACGTGCTGTCTCCATTCTTTATCACAGGCTGAGTTACAGCTGAGTacttcatacacacacacgtatgccCTCTGAACCCCAGAGGAGCAACAatcttatgattatttttgtatgtaatagtgtatttccatggacattgagtctgctgctaagacattcattcaatcaaaaatcacgTGATTACctttttaatgacctcctttctgttgcagacaaggagagctgaggtaaaggtagcactgccttgggccacagtgttttaagtgggagccccctgcctctgtcatcaaggcatcaacatctgtgacaaacacctacaacatgagacatgtccccagataaatgatggagagttggttgaaatgaaatattgacaaataaatgtattttgtcaatttttttaattagttttcatttctaatttctggttgattaaaactcgcatgaggaggccacagtgcagggagagccgctagcatggaggtgaggacatctgtcttaaggtagaaatcaacgttaaaacaggccaaagccatgttaaaaaaggGCACATCGTCTTTCGCTGGAAcacatcatgtcactaaagtcttattcttgtcattttctgaaacttggcagccctggtGCATCAGCATTATGACACCTCTGACTTTTATAACAaaccactttattttaattgttttatttgtttcaaatatTTAAAGGTTCTTgaaattccaattacaatggtaaaaaatactaatgagaaatacaagttgattgcGTTTGAAAGGGTGTACTTGTATTAATATTGTAGCGACCCGGCAGGACTTTGGGGGGGATTGATGGGAAGTTGTGGGGGAAGGAGTTGCCCTAGTTAGTCGGATAGGCCAGTTTTGTTGGGAGCGGAAGAGGAACTAAAAAGAAGGGGGGAAGAGAAAAAGAGTGACTCCTCGTCCAGTGGCTAGTTGAGTTAGCTATCCGCTTTTGTTATTTTCCGGCACTCCTCCAACCCAGTATTAGCCTGTTTTTGAGGGTAATAAAACCCGGTTCATCCGGTTAAACGGCAGCCACTCAGTGTCCTCGTCATTTGGCTAGTTAGCCCCGTAGTGTCGGGCCGCAAACGCTACAATATGATAtgttatcattacattagtggttaatttggtctaacaaaaaataatttgtggaaCAATATGTCGTCCAGCAAAATCTgttatcggcccaggcctagctctttcacttatcggcctgtccatcttgtgcacttccttcaaatttgtaaaataatagcttaataaaaaataatcatgaacatGGTTAGTGAATAGTGgacctcgtaaatttaccttttcaaagtgagaactcatactgtccttttcacacacaaatctggctttactttatcaataacattacattttatttataagcattttTCAAAACTACTTTATAGTTAACAACATAAAACCCTCAgcctgacatttgaaaaatcctcaaaatattaaccgtcacaaaaaataatttatattgatttattgtgaccaagtactgtacctatgatgaaaactacaggcctctcatcttttttatgtgggagaacttgcacaattggtggccgattaaaatagttttttgccACACTGTACTTCAGTGAATTAATAGTTGGAAATGGTTCAtccattatatttttaataccGGTAgggaaataaaacatgaaatatgattATTCACGTGTTAATGCATACAATTTTATTACGTAGTAGTTTCTGTGACAAGCACAAAGATAACATTTTTTGCCACTAATCAAgagccctgagtgaatgtcaccttacagCAAGGTATGAATggtccacctcctttccttctgtAAAATCAGTCCACAACAAAGCTTTTTTTGAAATCctcaaaaatgctgttttttcacaaaaaattgACCGACTGGAATTTTGTTATTACCCTGGAATCCCCCCATTAGTATcaatgttttggtgtgagaatggttggtgggtattgcattaaaagacctacaccactctacacacacagacagacggacgACGAACTGATGACAATACTCTTCAGCCGAGGCTGAGGgtaacaactacaaaaaaaacaaactactaGAAAGCAGAGGTGGTCAGTTGCTTTAATATTGCTTCTCCCAtctgttttacaaaagtgcttgaatatgtgcatcattcccgcCCTCTGGAGACCTGGGTAGTCGGTGTTTTTTCGTCAACCAGGTGTAGCCTGCTGTGTGGAAGTGAAGGGACTGCCCTTTCTTCCATACTGCTGCTAAGCTGCTCctatcagtttttaaaagtgctcataTCAGCCGTAACTGACATCTGGACACCTcctcgagtctgaatatgtgtaatataaaTATGAACACTATTAAAATACCAACAATCTCTGGAAaaacaaacgctgttaggttggaaatatcaacagagtaaacaagcttgtttacgttttttATCCCTCTCAACCTATGACCCCCCCAGatcgcagttccagagtgtgaaaaggcttattggcCGGCAGCGTGGACAAGACATCTAGCCTTTTAATATAATAGTGCcagttggaagtatgtatttatgtgggagcttaagtagagttatcaattatggccaaatgagtatgtgtttgaaggttggatgtacaaaaaggtgtacatactctagTGTTACAAAGGGGTATACTGTATGTGCGGGTGCAAactaaaatagcgtgtgcattttccctggtttcattctatgggacatgcacatgataaatggaTAAAGTTGGCATCAATGCTGTGGGTTTAGGTGAAAtctgatgagaaaaaaaaaaacacatttgtacaaataaaactatttagcatttaacatttcttagtgcaggggtgattatcatccaaggttagtaattaatatacaaacaTATGTAACTTAGCGAGCAGACTGAGAATAACTTCATCTCTCAATCATGTGTGTGGCTCACACTTCCAGAGGAagcatggtgtgtgtgtgtgtgtgactcactaCTCCTGCGGCTCGCACATGCACGCGCTTCAgccgcacacatgcacacactcagtGAGTCACATCAGGTTGAATCTCACGCCCCAAtgtgtgagacttgagagctttgctaatATATCAGTGTGAGTGTAGCTGCTCAGATGGCCTTCCCCCCTCTCCGGTCTATCCCTCCTTCTGGTGTAACCTGCGTTGAATTCgctgtgatttcaaaataaaattaaaatgaacgttttgaaacgtaatcaccacAAAAGAATcagtcaaaaagtatgtttcctcaaaagagaagtccacaggagctcaaaacttgtgaaagagccttaaactctctctcactcgtgtgtctgCTTGGCTATGTACGGACACGTCTGGTGCGTGACTCTAGCTCaccactgtgattggctctggcatgCACCGGagtggagctgtgcagtgattggttctgggcgcacacgtgactctagtgACTGTGCTTCGGTGGACAATAAGGCTGTGTCCGAATATTCCCTCCCATCCCCtttactatccactgttccttcaccttCACCTTCACAAGGGTATAAATAGCGGCCGTGataaaaaggaaaagaggctcaatgctcccttttttacttcctttagcctagaaaacactgatgcatcctttaccaaaggaggcgagataatgctgacccacaatttcTTTTGGCGATAACATTAAAAGGGGCACGCACACCTGATCGCTGACAagtaaaggctgggatacactgtgcgattttttttcaatcgttgcactcagctccagctcaaactgtgcaacTCAGATGCAGAGTCGGATGTgagcagctcacgattcatgttctcacactgtactgTCCAAAGCTGAAGcttcgccattaaaacagatgaagaagaaaaacccggaagtggagagacacttgcaaatctcagcaaaaagagctttaaaaaagaaaagacggcaatgtgatggaccaggagctggatggacagtacagtccgtcaattttacagcggtcctacggtgttcgcgcatgcgcagtgtgagcgtttacggtaagccggtccgtggcactgcttcaactgtgcgataccctcacaaggagctcacgaggagcgactggatttcaaacatgtttgaaatccttacgacctaccattgctgatcgggagctggtcgtgaggtgttaatcgcttctcgtgaccccatgtgtactacacgatgcacgacacacgatctagcagagactcgcacgatcccacaaaatagtcgcacgagtcaaaaatcggctcaaaatgggccaaaaatcgcacagtgtatgcctgccttaagggagatcatgtaagtcatgcagtaatgtgctttgaacaactttaaataatgaatCTAAAACCCATCTcgtattatatgtaagacattatcagattataactgacataaaacacacactgttcaagaaaaagggatcagatacgccacaattatgcaataaaataaattaatttatttaattgcaataacaaaatcagaatcagaatttctttattgatcccagggggaaattgcttttgttacagccacagaacacatcacaaataaagaataaaaacattaacaaagacaaagaagaataaacaataaataagtgtataattaagtgaagactgttaaaaataggggtcagaaacacacacattacagtagtagaaaaaagtaggatagataataatagtaataataataataataataaacaaatatataccaatatgaatcacatatttacaaaataatacaaatatacaaatgtgatttagatatatacaacaatcatggaatgatttcctgtggcatttctgtggagcaccgtggttggatcagcctggtgctgaaggtgcttctgtaattgaccagcacatcatggagtgggtgggacacaTTGACCAGGATGGatttcaccttggacaggctcctcctctctgtggCACTCGACAccactgactcataaaacatcctcagcattttccttCAGATGTTGAAGAACCTCAGCcgtctcagaaaatagaggcagctttggtccttcctgtagagggagtcagtgttcctcccccagtccagtttattgtcaatcaccactcccaggtatttgtactcctccacaatgtccacgCTGACCCCCTGGATTAAGACAGGGCTGACTGGCCTtttggttctcctcaggtccacaatcagctccttggtctttgtcacattgagctgtagatggttccgctcactccatgtgacaaagctgtccacagcagccctgtaCTCCAACTCATCCCCCTCCCTGATACATCAAACCGCTGCAGAGTCATCGgagaacttctggagatgacaggtgtcagtgcagtagctgaagtccgtggtgtaggtggtgaagaggaaggGAGAGAGTACAGTCCCTTGAGGGACCCCGGTGTTGCTGACTACTttgtcagacacacagtgtcTCAGGCGAACATACTGTGGTCTGCCAGTTAAGTAGTCCACAATCCAGGTCACAATGGAGGAGTCAACCTGCATCTCTGTCAGTTCTTACCCAGTAGAGCCGGACGGGTGGTGTTAAAAGCACTGGAAAAGTCAAagaacatgactctcacagtgcTCGCCGGCTTGTCCAGGTGAGAGTAGACACAGTTGAGCAGGAAGGTGATGGCATCCTCAACTCCAACCTTGGGCTGGTAGGCAAACTGTAGTGGGTCCAGGTGTGGTCTTATAAATGGTCGGAGCTGCACCAAGATAAGTCTCTCCAGGGTCTTCATGATGTGGGACGTCAACGCGACTGGTCTGTAATCCTTGGAGCCGCTGGGACGTGGCGTCTTTGGAACAGGAACCAGGCAGGATGTCTTCCACAACGATCAGATGTATAATTTACGCATGATCACTGATGGCACAATGGTTACAtttgagagtgtgtgtgacacagcgctgctcagacctgcgctggatgatggtcagtagatcatcttcaaagaatgcagactggttgacagactgtgtagttgtattaactcagatcaatatcaatattactaggttttaaagttgtttaaaaaaaaaaaatttatttatttttctactttaataaatgtttgaacagcagacagagaactccatctgcctcaaatgtCAGTGCTTGTGTGCACTGACGTCTCCACAAtaaacgagcaaaacgctcatttaagtAGGCAACTAATTtactaccctttatttcagatctttgtgaatccgGCCCTCAGAGTATAACTTACCTTGCTTTATACAACCGGAAATTCAGAGTTTCTTTTATTTGAGCACAAACATACTCAAAGTTTTAACACAACCcgctttctggaatacccctctggtgatgacagaaggaaaaaacaacaacataagaGGAAAAGTGTTACCTGAGTAGTTTGGAATGGGGATTTTGAAAGGCTTGGAGAGGATAGCTCGGATAAATGCCTCCTGTAGACAGATTTGAACAGATGTTACGTGATCAACATCTGCATTTAGTAAAAAATGCCAATGAAACGTGGTTCGTTGCTTGTTTCCAATGCTTACGTGTTTATCTCCATCACTACAGGCCGGTCGGTTGTTAGTGGGAGTCAGAGGCTTTCTGAACTGAGAAATGTGGCTTTCTTGCAGCTCAGTctcactttttcttcttttctcctGAGAAACCAAGCAGTGTTAGATCACGATTGAACAGGAAAGTAGTGCATTAAACACAGATCTGAGTACAAACTACCACATCTGTACAATcttccacatacacacacattacaaacaTTATCTTTATAATCATTATTTGGATAAAGCAATAACtgcaactagggctgggcaacatGGACAAAAATATCACATCACGATATTCTACTTATTCTTCTTGCacaaaaaatccccaaattttgcacaaaggtccagtctCATTCCAGATTGTcccagctgcaaaaacaggccaatcgtcctaaaggtggcgctacagtaCGCCTCTAAAATTTTAAACTTTGGAAATTCC from Gouania willdenowi chromosome 4, fGouWil2.1, whole genome shotgun sequence includes the following:
- the LOC114462478 gene encoding DNA repair and recombination protein RAD54-like codes for the protein MRRSQAPSQRAKRSQDEVDQDWTLRKEKRRKSETELQESHISQFRKPLTPTNNRPACSDGDKHEAFIRAILSKPFKIPIPNYSVIMRKLYI